A single region of the Tigriopus californicus strain San Diego chromosome 8, Tcal_SD_v2.1, whole genome shotgun sequence genome encodes:
- the LOC131885399 gene encoding tyrosine-protein kinase SRK2-like, whose translation MSFRVSRRRFFCRETFHPCSIKYTENILSFVAGDELEHRNAADNGTGLIAFNRRTGETGFASNEFLVTSREYIKCKESWYLGQTPREVVDEYLTENYNIHGSFLVRTSKNNPGNYVLQIKTYDFIKMKFYFSRLLIERDQNGYSLDSESCSTLKDLIETLKTKGFQLKNQTASMRPTNPCLILRSQMPGSMVMHPWQVHENDIEMGAFVRCEFPTLVFHGRFRGVVDAMVEVIGPIGRRPLKAGLNQLLAEEYKHSFLWSINHPNIMQMLGMSYNLDTKVYHLILEGACLGPLDSLLREQGRAVFNFHLFLSVARDILHALAYLQSKNYIHGNIRAHSIFINEMKQAKLCHLKLDLESPTYEKVDQNFSGEIFWSAIEVVDRNQVSHASDLWSFGVLLWEMLTFGEIPFHGMSKETMIHSVIEENYLPPCQTGFFEVPVKVLNYVYFQMIVALWNVDPKKRPSARHLLTRLQKAEKMLACPNGGDHYLSESTSGTGDSGHSHSLDTDNLSGGEGSTDSDSESSSSSESSGDQVVEEYV comes from the coding sequence ATGAGTTTTCGGGTTTCCAGGCGACGGTTCTTCTGTCGAGAGACCTTTCACCCGTGCTCTATCAAATATACCGAGAACATCTTGAGTTTCGTCGCTGGCGATGAATTGGAACATCGAAATGCAGCCGATAATGGGACCGGGCTCATCGCGTTTAACCGTCGAACTGGAGAAACTGGCTTCGCATCCAATGAGTTCTTGGTCACAAGCAGAGAATACATTAAATGCAAGGAGTCCTGGTACTTAGGGCAGACACCTCGAGAAGTGGTTGACGAATATTTAACGGAAAACTACAACATTCATGGGTCGTTCTTGGTGAGGACCAGCAAAAACAATCCCGGGAATTACGTCTTGCAAATCAAAACCTacgatttcatcaaaatgaagttcTACTTTTCTCGACTTCTGATTGAACGCGATCAAAACGGGTACTCACTGGACAGCGAGAGCTGCAGCACTTTGAAGGACCTGATTGAGACCTTGAAAACCAAAGGCTTTCAATTGAAGAACCAAACGGCATCGATGCGACCCACCAACCCGTGCCTAATCTTGCGAAGTCAAATGCCTGGATCAATGGTGATGCATCCATGGCAGGTTCACGAGAACGATATTGAGATGGGCGCGTTTGTCCGCTGCGAATTTCCCACTCTTGTGTTCCACGGCAGGTTCCGTGGGGTCGTAGACGCAATGGTGGAAGTCATAGGACCAATAGGACGTCGCCCACTGAAGGCAGGCCTGAACCAGCTTCTGGCGGAGGAATACAAACACAGCTTCCTCTGGTCCATTAACCATCCTAACATTATGCAGATGCTGGGCATGAGCTACAATCTGGACACAAAAGTGTACCACCTGATCTTGGAAGGAGCCTGCCTAGGGCCATTGGACTCGTTGCTCCGGGAACAAGGTAGAGCAGTGTTTAACTTTCATCTGTTCCTATCTGTCGCCCGTGACATTCTCCATGCCCTGGCCTATCTTCAAAGCAAGAACTATATTCATGGAAATATCAGAGCCCATTCgattttcatcaatgagaTGAAGCAGGCCAAATTATGCCACTTGAAATTGGATCTGGAGAGTCCGACGTACGAGAAAGTAGATCAGAACTTCAGTGGCGAAATCTTCTGGAGCGCCATCGAAGTTGTCGACAGGAACCAGGTCTCCCATGCCTCCGACTTATGGTCATTCGGAGTTCTCTTATGGGAGATGTTGACTTTTGGCGAGATCCCGTTCCATGGCATGTCCAAAGAAACCATGATCCATTCAGTAATAGAGGAAAACTACTTGCCACCCTGCCAAACCGGCTTCTTCGAAGTCCCCGTGAAGGTTCTGAATTACGTTTACTTTCAAATGATCGTGGCCTTATGGAACGTGGACCCAAAGAAGCGACCCAGTGCCCGTCACCTCCTGACGCGTTTGCAAAAGGCGGAGAAGATGCTGGCCTGTCCCAACGGTGGAGATCATTACTTGTCCGAGTCTACCAGTGGAACAGGCGACTCCGGACATTCACATTCACTTGACACGGACAACTTATCTGGAGGTGAAGGATCCACGGATTCAGACTCGGAATCAAGCTCGAGTTCCGAGTCCAGTGGTGACCAGGTGGTCGAGGAGTACGTTTAG